From Streptomyces showdoensis, a single genomic window includes:
- a CDS encoding STAS domain-containing protein, whose protein sequence is MSEREPNLDVDVEIRDGRTAVLTVAGELDMETADRLQELLTEQFGQGRRRLVLDLSALDFMDSSGLNVLIRAVNKARQSDGDLYLAAPTPAVRRILEITGVTTTIPPHDAVADALAAAGGTR, encoded by the coding sequence ATGTCCGAGCGTGAACCGAACCTTGATGTCGACGTCGAGATCCGCGACGGCCGCACGGCGGTGCTGACCGTGGCGGGCGAGCTGGACATGGAGACGGCCGACCGGCTCCAGGAGCTGCTGACGGAGCAGTTCGGTCAGGGGCGGCGCCGCCTCGTGCTGGACCTGTCCGCGCTCGACTTCATGGACTCCTCGGGGCTGAACGTCCTGATCCGGGCGGTCAACAAGGCGCGGCAGAGCGACGGCGACCTGTACCTCGCCGCGCCGACCCCGGCCGTGCGCCGCATCCTGGAGATCACCGGCGTGACGACGACCATCCCGCCGCACGACGCCGTGGCGGACGCGCTGGCCGCGGCCGGCGGCACGAGATAG
- a CDS encoding PP2C family protein-serine/threonine phosphatase — protein sequence MREIAEIEQALRRAAPHRLVGVVEDALREHGVLRVELRMADYGLRTLQLVGDVPGADPSVPIHDSPQGRAFGAQEPYVARESGALRLHLPVTVRGDRLGVLTAELPPRADVGQLLPGLAQLCEALGHEILVAERDTDLYVLARRATRLTLAAEMQWQLLPGRSCARPEFALAAHLEPAYAIFGDNYDWSVSDGRLTLTVTNGMGEGIEAALLTNLAINALRNARRAGLPLADQAALADQAVYAQYRGESFVSVLLLCFDLATGEVEAVDAGSPRLWRQRGQAVEPVGFEAQLPLGMFEETVYVPERFSVRPGDRLLFGSDGVYAAVSPAGESYGDRALARALRGTRLLPPTHVPQAVLRELAAHHGGNPLEDDALVVCLDWHGTPSTVAV from the coding sequence GTGCGCGAGATCGCCGAGATCGAGCAGGCGCTCCGCCGGGCGGCCCCCCACCGGCTCGTGGGAGTCGTCGAGGACGCCCTCAGGGAGCACGGGGTGCTGCGGGTGGAGCTGCGCATGGCCGACTACGGCCTGCGGACGCTCCAGCTCGTCGGGGACGTTCCCGGGGCGGACCCGTCGGTGCCGATCCACGACAGTCCCCAGGGGCGCGCCTTCGGTGCCCAGGAGCCGTACGTGGCCCGGGAGTCCGGGGCGCTCCGGCTCCACCTGCCCGTCACGGTCCGCGGGGACCGGCTGGGGGTGCTGACGGCCGAGCTGCCTCCGCGGGCCGACGTCGGGCAGCTGCTGCCGGGGCTCGCCCAGCTCTGCGAGGCGCTCGGCCACGAGATCCTGGTGGCGGAGCGCGACACGGACCTGTACGTCCTGGCGCGGCGCGCGACCCGGCTCACGCTCGCGGCGGAGATGCAGTGGCAGCTGCTGCCCGGCCGTTCCTGCGCCCGTCCCGAGTTCGCCCTGGCCGCCCATCTGGAGCCCGCCTACGCGATCTTCGGCGACAACTACGACTGGTCGGTCTCGGACGGCCGGCTGACGCTGACGGTCACCAACGGCATGGGAGAGGGCATCGAGGCCGCCCTGCTGACGAACCTCGCGATCAACGCGCTCCGCAACGCCCGCCGGGCCGGCCTCCCCCTGGCCGACCAGGCCGCGCTGGCGGACCAGGCCGTGTACGCCCAGTACCGGGGCGAGTCCTTCGTGTCGGTGCTGCTGCTCTGCTTCGACCTGGCCACGGGTGAGGTGGAGGCCGTGGACGCCGGCTCGCCCCGGCTGTGGCGACAGCGGGGACAGGCGGTGGAGCCGGTCGGCTTCGAGGCGCAGCTGCCCCTCGGCATGTTCGAGGAGACCGTGTACGTACCGGAGCGGTTCTCGGTGCGGCCGGGCGACCGGCTGCTGTTCGGGAGCGACGGCGTGTACGCGGCCGTCTCGCCGGCCGGGGAGAGCTACGGGGACCGGGCGCTGGCCCGCGCGCTGCGGGGGACGAGACTGCTGCCGCCCACGCACGTGCCGCAGGCGGTGCTCCGGGAGCTCGCCGCCCACCACGGCGGCAACCCGCTGGAGGACGACGCCCTGGTCGTGTGCCTCGACTGGCACGGCACCCCGTCAACAGTTGCCGTATGA
- a CDS encoding MarR family winged helix-turn-helix transcriptional regulator, with translation MTSNSAPPPREPQRAAESARELIELLEVLWERGRDMVSSTPVSASQLRVLYSLDREEGISLRTLGELLGSAPPSVSRMCDRLEALGFVQRLPSPVSRRQLELHLTAHGKAYLRDLRAQREEALLAVIADMSPTSRKALLRGLTGFQDALGGGGAAASSRARTPLKDVSSA, from the coding sequence ATGACGAGCAACTCCGCCCCGCCGCCACGGGAGCCGCAGCGGGCGGCAGAGTCCGCCCGGGAGCTCATCGAGCTGCTGGAGGTGCTGTGGGAGCGCGGCCGGGACATGGTGTCGTCGACACCCGTCTCGGCGAGTCAGCTGCGCGTGCTGTACAGCCTGGACCGCGAGGAGGGGATCAGCCTGCGCACCCTGGGGGAGCTGCTCGGCTCCGCCCCGCCCTCGGTGAGCCGCATGTGCGACCGGCTGGAGGCGCTGGGCTTCGTGCAGCGGCTGCCCAGCCCCGTGAGCCGCCGGCAGCTGGAGCTGCACCTGACCGCGCACGGCAAGGCGTACCTGCGGGACCTCAGGGCCCAGCGCGAGGAGGCCCTGCTCGCGGTCATCGCGGACATGTCGCCGACGAGCCGCAAGGCGCTGCTGAGGGGGCTCACGGGTTTCCAGGACGCGCTGGGAGGGGGCGGAGCAGCCGCCTCGTCACGCGCCCGCACTCCGCTGAAGGACGTCAGTTCGGCCTGA
- a CDS encoding PP2C family protein-serine/threonine phosphatase, with product MTVEGALRGAAPHLLLDSLRTSLARLYAATSADLLLVDYGCTSLRPVEPVQAPAGISHTPVDAGPAGRVFRTQQPYLFRDVGPTATVYLPITVRGERFGVLVVVLPAERSAPETTASLARVAETLGHALRVADRHTDLYRRTRRTHPLSIAGEMQWDTLPGRACAGPAFDLHAHWEPAYASGGHLLDWSATERELVIVVADGAGPGTPAALASTLALMAVRNARRAGLDLVAQASLTDQALYGQYRGRHPLSALLLRLDLATGEAEAVDAGSPTLWRLRPTGTERIDLDRQLPLGMFEDTVYAPQRLRLLRGDRLVFVAHGAGEPTAGGGDEAPDGPVARALTAVRHRKGAEVPRAVVRALRDARRGASAPVLVLCLDWRGHRPGTPDGGRHGATGPASP from the coding sequence GTGACAGTGGAAGGCGCACTGCGCGGGGCGGCACCACACCTCCTCCTGGACTCCCTCCGTACCAGTCTCGCGCGGCTGTACGCCGCGACCTCCGCCGATCTGCTGCTCGTCGACTACGGATGCACGAGCCTGCGCCCCGTGGAGCCCGTCCAGGCCCCTGCCGGGATCTCGCACACGCCCGTGGACGCGGGCCCCGCCGGCCGCGTCTTCCGCACCCAGCAACCATATCTTTTCCGTGATGTCGGGCCCACGGCGACCGTTTACCTGCCCATCACGGTCCGCGGAGAACGGTTCGGCGTCCTGGTCGTGGTCCTGCCCGCCGAGCGCTCCGCGCCGGAGACCACCGCGAGCCTCGCCCGGGTCGCCGAGACCCTCGGGCACGCCCTGCGCGTCGCCGACCGCCACACCGACCTGTACCGGCGCACCCGCAGGACGCACCCCCTCAGCATCGCGGGAGAGATGCAGTGGGACACCCTGCCGGGCCGGGCCTGCGCCGGACCCGCCTTCGACCTCCACGCCCACTGGGAGCCCGCCTACGCCTCCGGGGGACACCTCCTCGACTGGAGCGCCACCGAGCGCGAGCTCGTGATCGTCGTCGCCGACGGCGCCGGCCCCGGCACCCCGGCCGCCCTGGCGAGCACCCTCGCCCTGATGGCGGTCCGCAACGCCCGGCGGGCCGGGCTCGACCTGGTGGCCCAGGCCAGCCTCACCGACCAGGCGCTCTACGGGCAGTACCGCGGCCGGCACCCGCTCTCCGCCCTGCTGCTCCGCCTCGACCTCGCCACCGGCGAGGCCGAGGCGGTGGACGCCGGGTCGCCGACGCTCTGGCGCCTCCGCCCCACCGGGACCGAGCGCATCGACCTGGACCGCCAACTGCCCCTGGGCATGTTCGAGGACACCGTCTACGCTCCCCAACGCCTGCGCCTCCTGCGCGGCGACCGGCTGGTCTTCGTCGCCCACGGCGCCGGGGAGCCGACGGCCGGCGGCGGGGACGAGGCACCGGACGGTCCCGTCGCCCGCGCCCTCACCGCCGTACGCCACCGGAAGGGCGCGGAGGTCCCCCGGGCCGTCGTACGGGCGCTGCGCGACGCCCGCCGTGGCGCGTCGGCCCCCGTCCTCGTACTCTGTCTCGACTGGCGCGGCCACCGGCCCGGCACGCCGGACGGGGGACGGCACGGGGCGACCGGGCCGGCGTCCCCTTGA
- a CDS encoding ATP-binding protein: MTDAITAERAVPEPLLSAGVVYGDASRGGAIASARAFTAEFLAAAPAVLRGPVGDERVELAQLVVSELVTNAIRHTAGPCRLLLELGHDALEISVFDQEAAAPVPRGHDPRRIGQHGVEIVVAVCESLTVEPAPAGKRVRARLSLLPEPADPAPPRSRRTP; this comes from the coding sequence ATGACGGACGCGATCACCGCGGAGCGAGCGGTCCCGGAGCCCCTGCTGTCCGCGGGCGTCGTCTACGGCGACGCCTCCCGGGGCGGGGCGATCGCGTCGGCGCGTGCCTTCACGGCCGAATTCCTCGCGGCCGCCCCCGCCGTGCTGCGCGGACCCGTCGGCGACGAGCGCGTCGAGCTCGCACAGCTGGTGGTCAGCGAACTGGTGACCAACGCGATCCGGCACACCGCCGGCCCCTGTCGACTCCTGCTCGAACTGGGCCACGACGCGCTGGAGATCTCGGTCTTCGACCAGGAGGCCGCCGCTCCCGTACCCCGCGGGCACGACCCCCGCCGCATCGGCCAGCACGGCGTCGAGATCGTCGTCGCCGTCTGCGAGAGCCTGACCGTGGAGCCCGCCCCCGCGGGGAAGCGGGTCCGCGCCCGCCTCTCCCTGCTGCCGGAGCCCGCCGACCCGGCGCCCCCGCGGAGCCGGCGAACGCCCTGA
- a CDS encoding WhiB family transcriptional regulator — translation MDGWRAAAACQEVDPDLFFPVGTGAPALAQAEEAKRVCRRCPVREPCLRSALAQQPHPPSGVWGGLTEAERRALTRRARLRADDRR, via the coding sequence ATGGACGGCTGGCGTGCGGCCGCGGCCTGCCAGGAGGTCGACCCCGATCTGTTCTTCCCGGTGGGCACCGGCGCCCCCGCGCTCGCCCAGGCGGAGGAGGCCAAGAGGGTCTGCCGGCGTTGCCCGGTCCGCGAACCGTGCCTGCGCTCGGCCCTGGCGCAGCAGCCGCACCCGCCGTCGGGCGTGTGGGGCGGCCTGACCGAGGCCGAGCGGCGCGCGCTGACGCGCCGGGCGCGTCTGCGGGCGGACGACCGCCGGTGA
- a CDS encoding STAS domain-containing protein: MFSVEVRQEERGTVLVLRGELDFDSAVQLDEAGHRGPGAAASGPVVVDLAALTFCDSSGISALLRLYRDLSAQGRALRLAAVPPTVRRLFTLTGLDQIFTVHADVHEALAAAPAGPDTAPGAGAPAPQNRKESA, translated from the coding sequence GTGTTCTCGGTCGAGGTCAGACAGGAGGAACGGGGCACGGTACTGGTGCTCCGCGGCGAGTTGGACTTCGACAGCGCCGTCCAACTGGACGAGGCGGGGCACCGGGGCCCGGGCGCCGCCGCGTCGGGGCCCGTCGTGGTGGACCTCGCCGCCCTGACCTTCTGCGACTCCAGCGGCATCAGCGCCCTGCTGAGGCTCTACCGGGACCTGTCCGCCCAGGGCAGGGCCCTCCGGCTCGCCGCCGTCCCGCCCACCGTCCGGCGGCTGTTCACCCTGACGGGCCTCGACCAGATCTTCACCGTGCACGCCGACGTGCACGAGGCACTCGCGGCGGCACCGGCCGGGCCGGACACCGCACCCGGAGCCGGAGCACCGGCGCCACAGAACAGGAAAGAGAGCGCATGA
- a CDS encoding SpoIIE family protein phosphatase gives MRRVPGQHPHRPEPAKDSGRAAVDPADDDLRALFGETTAVFASLAGPAHLVESANPAFFSAIGAGPRVRTGVPLGQLLPGPAGQGLIGLLDRVYRSGAPRTGRDARVLLDDGAEPREAFFDFNYEPRVDSGGNVTGVRVIGVETTQVRQAQRFTAEHRALLEQIARQAPLREVLDGMVRAIEELSPEDLVVSVLLADQEGRRLVHGAAPSLPDFYNRAVDGIAIGEGAGSCGTAAHRRETVIVGDIAADPLWDDFRDLAGRAGLAACWSTPVLGRDGSVLGTFAMYHRTPRLPQAADLALARLFADTAALAVERQQAEAARSAAEARERAAREDLAFLLQASTALTVDLDAVQTLERLAASCAPRLAPLCAVDVVENGRLRRVATAAPDERRREVLASHIPVYDSDDDAVARVLATRASEVARRAPTGPGPWQDLGVTGYLCIPLLDRGTAFGTVTLLSTEAEPFDGHRVALAEELARRAASAARNARQYTHRVTLARDLQAGLLMPELPDVPGADVATSYHPAGEGLDIGGDFYDVFPLDDGRWAFLLGDVCGRGAIAATTTALVRHTARAVAPLLPGPEDVVAAVNRALVNRPGSHGTGFVTLVYGRLTPTGHGLDVELVRAGHTLPLHLDTRHTTRLVDAPGSLLGISAETDVVSRTLHLDPHESLLLYTDGITEARDDSGEQFGEKRLAEAVAGAPPRPSAQQVVDALTGAVRDFTGGQDIDDDRAVLVLTAT, from the coding sequence ATGAGGCGCGTACCGGGTCAACATCCCCACCGGCCCGAACCGGCGAAGGACTCCGGTCGCGCCGCCGTCGACCCGGCGGACGACGACCTCAGAGCCCTGTTCGGCGAGACCACCGCCGTCTTCGCCTCCCTCGCCGGCCCGGCGCACCTGGTCGAGAGCGCCAACCCGGCCTTCTTCAGCGCCATCGGCGCCGGCCCGCGCGTCCGCACCGGCGTCCCCCTCGGACAGCTGCTGCCCGGGCCCGCCGGCCAGGGACTCATCGGACTCCTCGACCGGGTCTACCGGTCCGGCGCCCCCCGCACCGGACGCGACGCCCGGGTCCTCCTCGACGACGGGGCCGAGCCGCGGGAGGCCTTCTTCGACTTCAACTACGAGCCGCGCGTCGACTCCGGCGGCAACGTCACCGGCGTCCGGGTCATCGGGGTCGAGACGACACAGGTCAGGCAGGCCCAGCGGTTCACGGCGGAGCACCGCGCCCTCCTGGAGCAGATCGCCCGGCAGGCACCGCTGCGCGAGGTCCTGGACGGCATGGTCCGCGCGATAGAGGAACTGTCGCCGGAGGACCTCGTCGTCTCGGTGCTCCTCGCCGACCAGGAGGGCCGGCGCCTGGTGCACGGCGCGGCTCCCAGCCTGCCCGACTTCTACAACCGGGCCGTCGACGGGATCGCGATCGGCGAGGGCGCCGGGTCCTGCGGCACCGCCGCGCACCGCCGCGAGACCGTCATCGTCGGAGACATCGCCGCGGACCCGCTGTGGGACGACTTCCGCGACCTGGCGGGACGGGCCGGCCTGGCCGCCTGCTGGTCCACCCCCGTCCTGGGACGCGACGGCTCGGTCCTGGGCACCTTCGCGATGTACCACCGCACCCCGAGACTCCCCCAGGCGGCCGACCTGGCCCTCGCCCGCCTCTTCGCCGACACCGCGGCCCTCGCCGTGGAGCGGCAGCAGGCCGAGGCCGCCCGCAGCGCCGCCGAGGCCCGTGAGCGGGCGGCCCGCGAGGACCTCGCCTTCCTCCTCCAGGCCAGCACCGCCCTCACGGTCGACCTCGACGCCGTCCAGACCCTGGAGCGACTCGCCGCCTCCTGCGCCCCGCGCCTGGCACCGCTGTGCGCCGTCGACGTGGTGGAGAACGGGCGCCTGCGCCGGGTCGCCACGGCCGCCCCGGACGAGCGCCGGCGGGAGGTCCTCGCCTCGCACATCCCGGTCTACGACTCCGACGACGACGCCGTCGCCCGGGTCCTCGCCACGCGCGCGAGCGAGGTCGCCCGGCGCGCCCCCACCGGGCCCGGCCCCTGGCAGGACCTCGGCGTGACCGGCTACCTCTGCATCCCGCTGCTGGACCGGGGCACCGCCTTCGGCACCGTGACGCTGCTCTCCACCGAGGCGGAGCCCTTCGACGGGCACCGCGTGGCCCTCGCCGAGGAGCTGGCCCGGCGCGCCGCCTCGGCCGCCCGCAACGCCCGCCAGTACACCCACCGGGTGACCCTCGCCCGGGACCTCCAGGCCGGGCTGCTCATGCCCGAACTCCCCGACGTGCCCGGCGCGGACGTCGCCACCTCCTACCACCCCGCCGGGGAAGGCCTCGACATCGGCGGCGACTTCTACGACGTCTTCCCGCTGGACGACGGGCGGTGGGCCTTCCTCCTCGGCGACGTCTGCGGGCGCGGAGCCATCGCCGCCACCACCACCGCGCTCGTCCGCCACACCGCGCGCGCCGTCGCACCCCTCCTGCCCGGCCCCGAGGACGTCGTCGCCGCCGTCAACCGGGCCCTCGTCAACCGCCCGGGCAGTCACGGAACCGGCTTCGTCACCCTCGTCTACGGCCGGCTGACCCCCACCGGGCACGGACTGGACGTCGAGCTGGTCCGGGCCGGTCACACCCTGCCCCTCCACCTCGACACCCGCCACACCACCCGCCTCGTCGACGCCCCCGGATCCCTGCTCGGCATCTCCGCCGAGACCGACGTCGTCTCCCGGACCCTCCACCTCGACCCGCACGAAAGCCTGCTGCTCTACACCGACGGCATCACGGAGGCCCGCGACGACTCGGGCGAGCAGTTCGGAGAGAAACGGCTCGCCGAGGCCGTCGCCGGGGCCCCGCCACGCCCCTCCGCCCAGCAGGTCGTCGACGCCCTCACCGGCGCGGTGCGCGACTTCACGGGCGGACAGGACATCGACGACGACCGGGCGGTCCTCGTCCTCACCGCCACCTGA
- a CDS encoding PP2C family protein-serine/threonine phosphatase, whose product MTVFEDESSRSRESAEARNLRWRGSPHPAVVADREGGVVEFNAAAADLFPRLGVGKGLDEAVPRWLADAHRRLAHPTGAPAGAAPAPLRGCHEGRLLRAHPTGSGHGDVAWWLVDDSDLTAAQDALRTERERHAILAEASTQLLASLDPDRCLEKAALLAADHLGDAALVISPPGMRNRSTVVTAMAGGFERTQLTLDPAVVPGLTEALRGFPPVPARWIDPAELPSWAVPEGFGGTPGSAAITPLAGHGVPAGALVLLRRGGRRAFDASEEHFARLFAARAGAALSAARLYAEQDRVTRALIAELLPPRLHRVDGVDFAGGYRTSRDTDRLGGDFYDVHPGSDDGRDTLAVLGDVCGKGLDAAVLTGRIRSTVQALLPLAGDHQDVLRLVNGALLTARHTRFATLVLASVRRTGGRVRLRLTSAGHPRPLVLRATGEVEEADTGGTLVGALPVVTSRSATVDLSPGETCLLYTDGITEARGGPLGPSLFGEDRLRSALSECAGLPAEAVVERVQTVAGDWVGDGPHDDMAVVAITAPHTAHLSAVNGRTRGRYTA is encoded by the coding sequence ATGACTGTTTTCGAGGACGAGTCCAGCCGCTCCCGTGAGTCCGCGGAAGCGAGGAACCTCCGGTGGCGCGGTTCGCCGCACCCTGCGGTGGTGGCCGACCGCGAGGGCGGCGTCGTGGAGTTCAACGCCGCCGCGGCCGACCTCTTCCCGCGACTGGGGGTCGGCAAGGGACTGGACGAAGCCGTCCCGCGATGGCTCGCCGACGCCCACCGGCGGCTGGCCCACCCGACCGGCGCACCCGCCGGGGCGGCACCCGCCCCGCTGCGCGGCTGCCACGAGGGCAGGCTGCTGAGGGCCCACCCCACCGGGTCCGGCCACGGCGACGTGGCGTGGTGGCTGGTCGACGACTCCGACCTGACGGCCGCGCAGGACGCCCTGCGCACCGAACGGGAGCGCCACGCCATCCTGGCCGAGGCCTCCACCCAGCTGCTGGCCTCGCTCGACCCCGACCGCTGCCTGGAGAAGGCGGCCCTGCTCGCCGCCGACCATCTCGGCGACGCGGCCCTCGTGATCTCCCCGCCCGGGATGCGGAACCGCTCCACCGTGGTCACCGCCATGGCCGGGGGTTTCGAGCGGACGCAGCTCACCCTGGACCCGGCCGTCGTGCCCGGTCTCACCGAGGCGCTCCGGGGTTTCCCGCCGGTGCCCGCCCGCTGGATCGACCCGGCCGAACTGCCGTCCTGGGCCGTGCCCGAGGGCTTCGGGGGGACCCCGGGGTCCGCCGCCATCACCCCGCTGGCCGGCCACGGCGTGCCCGCGGGCGCCCTGGTCCTGCTGCGGCGCGGCGGACGGCGGGCCTTCGACGCCTCCGAGGAGCACTTCGCCCGGCTGTTCGCCGCCCGCGCGGGCGCCGCCCTCTCGGCCGCGCGCCTCTACGCCGAGCAGGACCGCGTCACCCGTGCGCTGATCGCCGAACTCCTCCCGCCCCGACTCCACCGCGTCGACGGCGTCGACTTCGCCGGCGGCTACCGCACGTCCCGGGACACCGACCGGCTCGGCGGCGACTTCTACGACGTGCACCCCGGCAGCGACGACGGCCGCGACACGCTCGCCGTCCTGGGCGACGTGTGCGGCAAGGGGCTCGACGCCGCCGTGCTCACCGGCCGGATCCGCAGCACCGTGCAGGCCCTGCTGCCCCTCGCCGGCGACCACCAGGACGTCCTGCGGCTGGTCAACGGCGCCCTGCTGACCGCCCGGCACACCCGCTTCGCCACCCTGGTCCTGGCCTCGGTGCGGCGCACGGGCGGCCGGGTGCGGCTCCGGCTCACCAGCGCCGGCCACCCCCGCCCGCTCGTCCTGCGGGCCACGGGAGAGGTGGAGGAGGCCGACACCGGCGGGACCCTGGTGGGCGCGCTCCCCGTCGTCACCAGCCGGTCGGCGACCGTGGACCTCTCCCCCGGCGAGACCTGTCTGCTCTACACGGACGGGATCACGGAGGCCCGGGGCGGGCCGCTCGGCCCCTCCCTGTTCGGTGAGGACCGGCTGCGCTCCGCGCTCTCCGAGTGCGCGGGGCTCCCGGCGGAGGCCGTCGTCGAGCGCGTACAGACGGTCGCCGGGGACTGGGTGGGCGACGGCCCTCACGACGACATGGCGGTCGTCGCCATCACCGCCCCGCACACCGCCCATCTGTCCGCGGTGAACGGCCGCACCCGGGGCAGGTACACGGCCTGA
- a CDS encoding SsgA family sporulation/cell division regulator, whose amino-acid sequence MPQPHVAPLPAPRGLIQSMAMDLFTADAAVPIDTTVGYDSRDPHALSIAFHLLGEDPVVWRVDREMILTGSLGPTGDGEVRVRPTPDGGLLLRLGPPAQCAVVRCRQETIGRFVRETFVLVPEGTEEHHIDWGPLLASLGH is encoded by the coding sequence ATGCCCCAGCCCCACGTCGCACCGCTCCCCGCACCGCGCGGCCTCATCCAGTCGATGGCCATGGACCTGTTCACCGCGGACGCGGCGGTCCCGATCGACACCACCGTCGGCTACGACTCCCGCGACCCGCATGCCCTGAGCATCGCCTTCCACCTCCTCGGCGAGGACCCCGTGGTGTGGCGCGTCGACCGCGAGATGATCCTCACCGGATCGCTCGGCCCCACCGGCGACGGCGAGGTCCGGGTCCGGCCCACCCCCGACGGCGGGCTCCTGCTCCGGCTCGGGCCGCCGGCCCAGTGCGCCGTCGTCCGCTGCCGGCAGGAGACGATCGGCCGCTTCGTGCGCGAGACCTTCGTCCTGGTGCCGGAGGGCACGGAGGAACACCACATCGACTGGGGTCCGCTGCTCGCGTCCCTGGGGCACTGA
- a CDS encoding ATP-binding protein, with the protein MTRDPSMRAVGWARSLPLGSSVKTARDWTRRHLVALGWDRTAPGVADSVVLAVSELVTNAHVHARSDAQLILTWDEECLHVTVHDASPRVPEQRSPDDGALGGRGLLLVDALADDVGTRPCPRGKDVTACFRPAGPGRPG; encoded by the coding sequence ATGACACGGGACCCCTCGATGAGGGCCGTCGGTTGGGCGCGCTCGCTGCCGTTGGGCAGCAGCGTGAAGACGGCCCGCGACTGGACGCGCCGGCACCTGGTGGCGCTCGGCTGGGACCGTACCGCCCCCGGCGTGGCGGACTCCGTCGTGCTGGCGGTCTCCGAACTCGTCACCAATGCCCATGTGCACGCCCGCAGCGACGCCCAGCTGATCCTCACCTGGGACGAGGAGTGCCTGCACGTCACCGTGCACGACGCCTCCCCGCGGGTGCCCGAGCAGCGCAGCCCGGACGACGGCGCGCTGGGCGGCCGCGGACTGCTCCTGGTCGACGCCCTCGCCGACGACGTGGGGACCCGCCCCTGCCCGCGGGGCAAGGACGTCACGGCCTGTTTCCGTCCGGCCGGCCCCGGCCGTCCCGGCTGA
- a CDS encoding RNA polymerase sigma factor SigF: MSTAGVGSGTRALPEIPDTLAVAPRDARTLSKVFFRELATLEEGTHAYQYARNTLIEMNMSLVRYAAGRFRHRADEMEDIVQVGMIGLIKAIDRFELSREVEFTTFAVPYIVGEIKRFFRDTSWAVHVPRRLQEARVELAKATEELSTRLGRMPTVKELAELMSLSEEEVTEARLASNGYNSSSLDAALSGEDEDSDASLADFIGTEDPAMELVEDFHSLAPLIADLDERDRRIIHMRFVEELTQAQIGERLGCSQMHVSRLLSRTVKRLREGLLGTGTD, translated from the coding sequence ATGTCGACGGCGGGAGTCGGGTCCGGAACACGGGCGCTGCCGGAGATCCCGGACACGTTGGCGGTCGCACCCAGGGACGCGAGGACCCTGTCGAAGGTCTTCTTCCGGGAGCTCGCGACGCTGGAGGAGGGGACGCACGCGTACCAGTACGCGCGGAACACCCTCATCGAGATGAACATGAGCCTGGTCCGCTACGCCGCCGGGCGCTTCCGGCACCGCGCCGACGAGATGGAGGACATCGTCCAGGTCGGCATGATCGGCCTGATCAAGGCGATCGACCGGTTCGAGCTGTCGCGCGAGGTCGAGTTCACCACCTTCGCGGTTCCGTACATCGTCGGCGAGATCAAGCGGTTCTTCCGGGACACCTCCTGGGCGGTGCACGTTCCCCGCAGGCTCCAGGAGGCGCGCGTGGAGCTGGCCAAGGCGACCGAGGAACTGAGCACCCGTCTGGGACGGATGCCGACGGTCAAGGAACTGGCCGAGCTGATGAGCCTCAGCGAGGAGGAGGTCACCGAGGCGCGGCTGGCTTCCAACGGCTACAACTCCTCGTCGCTCGACGCCGCGCTGAGCGGCGAGGACGAGGACAGCGACGCCTCGCTGGCCGACTTCATCGGCACCGAGGACCCCGCCATGGAGCTGGTGGAGGACTTCCACTCGCTGGCCCCGCTCATCGCCGACCTCGACGAGCGCGACCGCCGGATCATCCACATGCGGTTCGTCGAGGAGCTGACCCAGGCGCAGATCGGTGAGCGGCTGGGCTGCTCGCAGATGCACGTCTCGCGGCTCCTCTCGCGCACCGTGAAGCGCCTGCGCGAGGGCCTGCTGGGCACCGGCACCGACTGA